A window from Kribbella jejuensis encodes these proteins:
- the pta gene encoding phosphate acetyltransferase: MGSSVYVASVEGTTGKSTVALGVLQQLSRRVGRVAVFRPIVRADTATHGGRDYVLDLLISQDAVEQSYADGVGVTYDAVHEDPDAALDTIVQRYHAVAEKADAVVIVGSDYTDVGTPTEFSFNAKIAANLGAPVLLVLNGFNRTPHDVRAIADMAAAELAANHGSLFAVIVNRVGSDPTETGAVGGGGDRAAGAALVAALEGIGAPAFAIPEEPVLNQPLVADLLAPIGGRLLSGDPQLLNREVTGLMIAGMTMPNVLDRLFDGAAVVTAGDRPEVVLGVVMAHASRTFPQIAAIILNGGFELPNQVQRLIEGLGVTLPLIETGLGTQATSTKLTAVRGRLTKDAPRKIDTALALFDQYVDGPALLDQLALARSSAVTPLMFEHRLVDRAVSDRRHIVLPEGEEERILRAADVLLRRGVADLTLLGDPTTISQKAATLGVDVSAATVVDPEHSELAERFAAEYHRLRQHRGVDLDRARELVRDVSYFGTMMVQLGLADGMVSGSVHTTAHTIRPALEVVKTVPDVSVVSSVFFMCLENQVLVYGDCAVNPDPNAEQLADIAISSAATAAAFGVEPRVAMLSYSTGSSGTGTDVEKVSKATTIVRERAPELPVEGPIQYDAAIDAAVARTKLPDSPVAGKATVFVFPDLNTGNNTYKAVQRSANAVAVGPVLQGLRKPVNDLSRGATVRDIINTVAITAIQAQQGETR; this comes from the coding sequence ATGGGTAGCAGTGTCTACGTTGCTTCTGTCGAGGGGACTACCGGGAAGTCGACGGTGGCTCTGGGGGTGCTCCAACAGCTGTCGCGGCGGGTCGGGCGGGTCGCGGTCTTCCGGCCGATCGTCCGGGCCGATACCGCCACGCACGGCGGGCGGGACTACGTCCTCGATCTGCTGATCTCGCAGGACGCCGTCGAGCAGTCGTACGCCGACGGGGTGGGCGTAACGTACGACGCCGTCCACGAGGACCCGGATGCGGCGCTGGACACGATCGTGCAGCGCTACCACGCGGTGGCGGAGAAGGCCGACGCGGTGGTGATCGTCGGGAGCGACTACACCGATGTCGGTACGCCGACCGAGTTCTCGTTCAACGCGAAGATCGCGGCGAATCTCGGCGCGCCGGTGCTGCTGGTGCTGAACGGGTTCAACAGGACTCCGCACGACGTCCGGGCGATCGCCGACATGGCGGCCGCCGAACTGGCCGCCAACCACGGTTCGTTGTTCGCGGTGATCGTGAACCGCGTCGGCTCCGACCCGACCGAGACCGGCGCGGTAGGCGGTGGCGGGGATCGGGCCGCGGGGGCGGCGCTGGTTGCGGCGCTCGAGGGGATCGGGGCGCCGGCGTTCGCGATTCCTGAGGAGCCGGTGCTGAATCAGCCGCTGGTCGCGGACCTCCTCGCGCCGATCGGCGGGCGTCTGCTGAGCGGTGATCCGCAGTTGCTGAACCGCGAGGTCACCGGCCTGATGATCGCCGGCATGACGATGCCGAACGTCCTCGACCGGCTCTTCGACGGCGCCGCGGTCGTCACCGCCGGCGACCGCCCCGAGGTCGTGCTGGGCGTCGTGATGGCCCACGCCTCCCGCACCTTCCCGCAGATCGCCGCGATCATCCTCAACGGCGGTTTCGAGCTCCCGAACCAGGTCCAGCGCCTGATCGAGGGCCTCGGTGTCACCCTCCCGCTGATCGAGACCGGCCTCGGCACCCAGGCCACCTCCACCAAACTCACAGCGGTCCGCGGCCGCCTCACCAAGGACGCTCCGCGCAAGATCGACACCGCGCTCGCGCTCTTCGACCAGTACGTCGACGGCCCGGCGCTCCTCGACCAGCTCGCGCTGGCGCGGAGCAGCGCGGTCACCCCGCTCATGTTCGAGCACCGGCTCGTCGACCGCGCCGTCTCGGACCGCCGCCACATCGTTCTGCCCGAAGGCGAGGAGGAGCGCATCCTCCGCGCCGCCGACGTCCTCCTGCGGCGCGGCGTCGCCGACCTGACCCTGCTCGGCGACCCGACCACGATCAGCCAGAAGGCCGCGACGCTCGGCGTCGACGTGAGCGCGGCAACCGTCGTAGATCCCGAGCACAGCGAGCTGGCCGAGCGGTTCGCCGCCGAGTACCACCGGCTGCGGCAGCACCGCGGCGTCGACCTCGACCGCGCCCGCGAGCTGGTCCGGGACGTCTCGTACTTCGGCACGATGATGGTCCAGCTCGGGCTCGCGGACGGGATGGTCTCCGGCTCCGTGCACACCACCGCGCACACGATCCGCCCGGCGCTCGAGGTGGTGAAGACCGTACCGGACGTGTCCGTGGTCTCGTCGGTGTTCTTCATGTGCCTGGAGAACCAGGTCCTGGTGTACGGCGACTGCGCGGTGAACCCCGACCCGAACGCGGAACAGCTCGCGGACATCGCGATCTCGTCCGCCGCGACCGCCGCCGCGTTCGGGGTCGAGCCACGGGTCGCGATGCTGTCGTACTCGACCGGCTCGTCCGGTACCGGTACCGACGTCGAAAAGGTGTCCAAGGCAACGACCATCGTCCGGGAACGCGCGCCGGAACTGCCGGTCGAAGGGCCGATCCAGTACGACGCCGCGATCGACGCGGCCGTGGCGCGGACGAAGCTGCCGGACTCCCCCGTGGCCGGAAAGGCGACGGTCTTCGTATTTCCGGACCTGAACACCGGCAACAACACCTACAAAGCCGTACAGCGCTCGGCGAACGCGGTCGCGGTCGGGCCGGTGCTGCAGGGCCTGCGGAAACCGGTGAACGACCTGTCCCGCGGAGCGACGGTCCGCGACATCATCAATACGGTCGCGATCACCGCGATCCAGGCACAGCAGGGTGAAACGCGATGA